The Scleropages formosus chromosome 9, fSclFor1.1, whole genome shotgun sequence DNA segment ATGCTCTGAGTAACATCTGAATGCCAATTAGAGCACCGGTCTCCATCTCTCGTGGTCTTGTCATCATAGCACCACACACGCGAGTGACCGCAGCTGTGCCGACTCCCAGCACAGCCCAAGGGCGTGGTTTCACTTCTCTGCCAAACCGTAGATCCTCTTTCGCTCTCAGATCAAGGAAGCGCGATTCTCCGTATTTCAACACGCCATTTCGACCGCATCAGCTCAACTTGCTGGGAAAGGGGTTCAAATCTCGTTATTCACCTCTCGCTCTTCGCCGTGTTCATGCGGCCCGTTTACGTTCATCGTTAAAAGTGGATAGCAAATATATCATTTTCGGAATGTGCATTGTATCAAGACTCTTAGCTACTGTATTGGATAAATGGCAATTTCAAGTTGACTTAATATTTAATCCACACAGTGAAAAgatgaggaaaccagagtgccccTTAAGGTGGTGCGAAGAGCTCAACCACACATTACCAAGGAACGCTCTTGTGCAACCAAGGTTCCTTTTCTAGTttagtctggaaaaaaaaatgacctcacTGCTTATCTCTGAATGCGGGATGTTGTGAAAGAGGCGTTCGCCCCGATTTCGGAGGAAAGCAGACAACAAGCTACCTGGGCGGAAAAATCGATGAGTTTGGGTAGCTGCTGTTTTCGCCCAGCTTCGCTCTTCAGGAAGTCCAACAAGCTACCTGGAGGTGACAGAGCAGAATAAAGGCATTTGTGGTTATTACAAAAAAGCTTTTCAcgtcataaataaaacaaatagtaAATACATTTCGATTTGATGTAATGCTGTTGGTATAGGAATCATATAATATTGCTATGTTGTACATAGAAGTCTTTCTACATAtaacacatatacatataattttgcACATATACCCGttgtaaaatacatatacatttcatacatatacatttcaTGCATGGGGGCAGTCGagagtgcagtggttagagctgctgcttttggctctgaaggttgctggttcgaatacAGCTACCGTTGTAGTacccaaggtacttaccctacattgctccagtaaaaatgacccctttgtataaatgggtaaataattgtaagtagcttaacacagtCACTTACAAGAAAtgtctcagctaaatgatttaatgtaaatgtgacaaaCGTCATACATATTCTGTGAAATGTGATCAACGACTGATTAGTTGTGAGAACTGCGCTTGTCACAGTTGGAGAAGTGGACGAGGTGAGCGCCTGGAGGATGTGGGCTCGCTTTACCATTGGCCATGAACTCGGTGATGATGTAGATGGGCTCGGTCTTGGTGACCACGGCGTAGAGTCGCACCAGTCGATCGTGCTGCAGGGTCTTCATCAGGTTGGCCTCCTCCAGGAAGGCCTCCGGCGACATGGTGCCCGGCTTCAGGGTCTTCACCGCCACCTTTGTAGTGTTGTTGTAGAACGCTGAAAAGGATGtcgatgggggaggggggggtgagtGTCACTGACACGCATCACTAATCCAGCTAACCACACGCGTGTACAAATAGAACGACACTCAAATACTGACCCtaacagaccttttttttttttttttttttaaagctgttattattattgtcattatatcATCCGCCGCCgataattgcttgtccagtgcagagtcctggtggtctagagcctatcccaaaagcagaaggtatgaggcagggtaccaGTTCACCACATGCCCGAGCACACACTACATGCAATTTTCAGTCACCAACtcaactgaaaaacatgtctttggactgtgtgaggaaaccagagcacctggtgtgAGCCCACATTAGACGGGGAGAACAAACTTCATACACGTTGAGCTGAATTCGAACCTGCGTGTAAATCCAAAACCCGCTGCTACAATTATTACACGACGCCACTATTTATATCACACTTTTTTCAGAAGCAGTTTACACTTCCTTAGACCTTAAAGTTAGAATCCAGTCATTTACTTCTAATTATAACTTAGTGTGCAATCGTTGTAATTTAGCTCTTCACTTGCGTTCACGGCAAAACGCGGTGAAATTAGCCAGGCGAGCCGAGCGCCGAGCTCCAGAACTCGAGGCGGAAAGGGCTCTCGCGGGCGGCCTTCGCCGGTCGAACCCCGACGGCCGAGGGGAACGTGCCGTCGTTCTGACGGAGTGACCCCGAAACAGGAAGCGGTGAAGCGGCCGAGCCGCAGAGCAGCCGTGCCTCTCGCGTTCGGTCACCAAGCGCACGCTTTGGCAACAGCTGCTACTTGAGCGTCACGAACACGCACCGCAGCCCTTAAAGGAGGCGTAAAagcacaacaaaacaaactgttttcATTAGCAAAGTGAGCTACTGCTAAAGACGCGTTCGGCTCCAAACGCTCGCCGAGGGAAACGAAACGGTAAATCGCCGTAACTGTGCCGAAGCTCCGGCAGGGCGAAGCCAACAGCGCAGGATATTAATACAAACAATTCATAATGAGGCCTCTGCGGAGAACGAAGTGTCACtctttaagaaattattttgtgtACAATTAGCGGGAAAAAGAAGCGCTGGCGAGGCGCCGCGGACGGTCACAGGAGCGTGGCAGAGGTTTCTCAGCCGCTTCCTGGAGCCGTTCGCGCCCAGCGGGGGCCCAGTAAACAAAGGGAAACATCTTGAAGCGGCCAGCGCGACACGGACCTGCTTCCTGGAGACTGCGACACGAGCGTAAACCCCCCGCGGAGCGCGTCGGGTCGCTGTTGCTGCCGTTTGGCGCAACGCGTTAGCAGAACCGTGAACTACGTGCGTTATATGAGCGTGTGGTGTGCGATACGCCCTGGGAAACTCCCGAAAAACGGGTGCGGTGGGAGGGAAATGGGAatcgggggggcgggggtggcgCTGACCCTTTCACTCTGCTCATGCAAGACTTTCCGCCCGACTTAGGGCTCCTTTAAACGTGACCTGTAGGGGGGCCGGACACTGCCGGGGTGGGTTGTGGGGCAGTGGTTGGAGCCCCTTGTAATCCAAAGACACGGCTTCGAACCCCACCGAACGCTGTCGTACCCCTCATCGACGCGTTCGCCCTGCACCGACACGGTAAAAACGACCCCGTCCGAACAGGTAAATCGCGGCGAGTAGCTGCGCGCACAAAAGCAGCaccaagtcaccttggacaaaagtgtcagaaaaataagGGCTCTAATAATTGCTGCAataatacccttcagcaaggggCTTTCCCCAAACtgcgcagtaaaaattacccagctctgtaagtGGTTCAAGGATTATAGGCAGGTTGTCATTGTAGGTTTTCTCAAGGGAGGAAAGTgcccgctaaatgaataatggaaatgtaataaCAGTAcataataatgtgtgtgtgtgtgagagagagagagagagagagagagagagagagagagagagagagagagagagagagaaaatggcaAGCTGCTGGTGAGTAATGCAGTGTGAACGGACACATTACCACAAACGCCTCTTACTGTACCAGCGCTAACTGGAAGTCGCCGAGGTTAAACTCTAATCAATTCCTCTTTTGCACTTGTGGAGCGGTTAACTGGGCTCGATTAAATCTACTGgtttctccctctccctccccccccccccgatacgAGACACTGTAAGGGGCGTGACCTCCGAGCGCGTCGCTCGTTCTCCTCGCGCACGGCCGGCGGGCGCTCTCTCACCCATCCACACCTCCCCGAACTGGCCCGCTCCCAGCTTCTTCACCATCTTGATGGACTCTTTGGAGATCTCCCAGGCATCTTTGCCCCACGGCTGCTGGGCTTTGGGCTTCGCGCACGGCTTCTCCAGCTTCCGACAGAGGCCGTCGGCCTGCTctgcacgacacacacacacacacacacacacacacacacacacacacagtttcaccGGGTTGCCACGGGGTGTCTTTTCATGCCTAGTCGGACCAAGTCTAGGCTCCTTGCACTCAGCAACAATTACTCGGTGTAagacatacagtgctgcttcgaAGTATGTGAAGCCTTTGCGTCgtttagttttaccacaaaatgggtatTTCATTACAATCAATGTTTCTCGTGAGACATAACAGGTGCGTAACGACCCATTCCGTATGTTACTTTAGTGGAAATCATGTCTGTAGTAGAAACAGGGAAGTAATGCAGGTGTAAAAGAAGTGAACCCAAGTTGTATTGTTTGTACCAAGTATGTAAGTGAgatcagctgtgtaaatcagacatttattaattttacaagtttatttcaaaatgtattattaagcttGTATAAGtttgttataatttttaatacaagaataatgagcatCCCCGCGGGGTTCgaatactttcaagcagcactgcatttcTTCTTGGCAGCTGTGGGTCCagtaaacatgttttcattttgagtcatcatgtcctgcttgggttAAACCActgttagaaaataaaaatcatcaGTGCATCATCGGAATCTTGGAGGGAGCCGATGAGTATTACGGCGAGAGCCGCTGCCTTCAAATCCTGTCCGCTGCagttatacccttgagcaaggtacagtgAAAGTTAACCCAGctgcttaaatgggtaaatcgctgtaggTAActtaccactgtaagtcactgtggagaagaaTCCCCATAATCGGATGATTCTCAGTCGAGGATGTCACAGTACAAGTGATCCTCGACTTACGACCATCCAGACTTACAAAGGTGCGCCATTGACCTTATAATATTATTTCCGAGTCTCAATAATTAGTCTAATGACACCTAATGACGACGCACCATCAGCTggccacattttttgtttttctttgggtCTCGTTATTTAGGTGTCTGGCAGCGACTGTGTTTTACTTACGGAACTTTTTTGCTTgcgattcccttcaagttaccttttatttaaaatggctagagGGCAAAGGTCTGgtggtgattaaaaaaaaaaaaagtgggagacaacagatttaaaaatgaaagcggggggggaaaaaaaaaaagtgccgcACGAAAAATGCGACCCTATCATATTTATAGAATTATTCCATATTAGTATTAGTTTATCATGAGTAATGTATGattgatgaataaataacaaagcCCTGTTATTTAATGCAGAActcatgcattttaattgtttaaacaTGACTGCGGTTCACAAAAGGGGATTTCTGACTCATGACGGGGTTGTTAGAACGAGACCTGGTCATATGATGAGGACCTCCTATATGAAGTTTCCATAATGCGAACTGAGGAATTAATGCcctaatggaaaaaatgtgtggAAGTGTTGAAGAGGACGCAGAGGGATGGtcagtcctctgtgtgtgtatgtgtgtgtgtgtgtaccgcAGCGTATGCGGGTCTTTCGGCTTCTCCGCGTTCAGTCGTGTGATAAAATTCAGTCAGTCGGGAGCTGAAGCTGTCAACACGATGAGAAACCGCAGACTCCGCATCTCCTGGGAGCAGCGGCGAAGTCCTCTCTTACACCGCGGTAATGAGACTTACTCTGATAGTGCTTCACCATGCTGGTCAAGTCAGTGAAGGTGATCTTGGGCGAGACGTAGTAGCCGCCGTTGTCCAGGGTTCGGACCTTGTAGTGCTTGACGGCGTCTGTCCCCGTGCTGTCCGAGTCTCGGATCGAGAGCGAGTAACTGCCTGGTGAGGAACAACCACACATCAGTCAGCGGTGGAACCATCTGAGGTCCAATCCCCACGTCCAGGTTGTTCAGTGCAGCTCAAGGACCCTCCGACATGAAACGGGCCCCTTTCCCCATCAGGTAACACCAATAAAACCCACTTTTACACTAAAATCTCCAGAAATGTACTTTGTTGCAGCATTTTACCTCCCCCGTGCAAAACTGTACACCTTAtaatagggtttttttttttttattattattagatatATGAGCAGCAGTGGGTTGCAGCAACATACAGGCGGGAAGAGTGCACTCTCAAGGCTTTTAACAAGAAGGTGCATTAATACTTGCGCTAATATCTAGATTTGTTCTTCTCAGTAATCACACTAGAAGAACATCCCTTTAATGGTTTCAATAGGAGCACATCAGACCGTCTCGATCTCGAACTCTGAAGCTTCTGCAGCGCACGTGCCACCGTAGGTTTTCGGAGACGGTCAAGAGCCGACTGAAAAACCCACCGAGTGCTTATTATATTTATGAAAGCACGTCAAAATGTCACACGTGAGCCGAGCGGCTGTCGGGAGCGAGGGGGGGGGAGAGCTGAAGGTCACGAGAGGCCTTCGCACCTTTCGACGTCTCGCTCTCCCGAATGAGGAAGGAGCCCGGCTTGTTCGCAGGCGCCAGCAGCTGCCTCTCAGCATCTTTCCTGGAGATGTCTTTAAAGAACCACCTGTAACGGGACAGGAAGCCGTTTGAAAAACACGGCGAGGGGGATGAGTTGGCATTTTTGTCATCCCTGTTTACCTAAACACGTTTTCCGAAGTTTTCTTGTGCCCCCCCCATGCCATGGCTTTCTCTGGCCGAGGAACCCCGTAACTTGGTCAATGGTCAATACAGCATATTCGATAACTGGTGGTCAACGTATTCTTTATTCAATGAAAAGTGAGTAAGGGTAAAATGGCAGCAAAGATTATCTTGGCCATTAAAGAGCAGGCAGTGTAACGGTTACAGCCGTCGCCACTCAaaagacacaggttcaaatccccgctTCTGCAACTGTCCCCATGAAGGAGTACCggaggtatttactctgaactaaAACAGCGATAATTTCCCGGCTGTGTAAGTGGGTCACGTAGTTTAGTGCACTAACCTAACATTGTAACCTGGGggtaaaaaatgaagaaagaagaaaaaaaaaaacttacggCTCCATTTCCATGGTGTCTGCTTCGGCCACATAATTGAAGGGGATGTAACCCTCTTTCTTGGAAGTCAGTGATTTTGCTTTCCACCACTCCCCCTTCCTGAAGGCCAGcagaagaagaacaaaacaGACGTGTAAGCGGAGCAGTGACGCCGCAAGTGGTCTATGTTGCAGGTTAAAATCCTAGAAAGTATCAACTAAATCGCAttcatgcataaataaataaataaataaataaaaaattatatatgtatgtatgtattggaGGCAGGCAATGTAGTGGTTACGGCTACTGCCGTCCACTCAAAGGTCCCAGGTCCCAATCCCTTCTCCCGCTGTGCTGACCCCGAGCACGGTACAAACCCTAATGGGccccagtaaaagttacccggCCGTATAAATAGCTAAATCATTGGAAGCGGCTTCACACCGTAGGCGGCATTGAAGAGAAGCGTCTGCGAGACGAGTAAACGTTATCAGGAGCGGGTGAATAACAGCAGCAATACGTGGGAGGCTCAAGCGCAGGCTCGCACGCGCCGCAGCAGCCAGTCTCGAAACTTATCGACTGGACGCGGCGCCAAATAAATTGCGGAAACTGAAAAGTACGCTGCGCGTTTAAGTCGCTCCCGTCGCACCCTTGAGAAATGGACTCAAACCCCGATGGAATGAGGCTTattcagctgtacaaaggggttATAAGGACAAAACGGACTGCGCTTCAACATTTGGGAGCACGTTTTCGCGATCCACGGAGTAGCGAGCAAACTTTGCCGCGGTCGTACTCTTAGCGGACCGCGTCGGAGGGCGCGAGAGAGACGGCATCGTCCCCGTTTCACACAGGAAAGTCAGAGAAATACTCACTCCTCGAGAATTTTTAGCCTTTCGCCCTTCTTAAACGCCAGGTCGTCAGGGTGTATGGCTTCGTAGGGGTACAGGGCCACCACTATTTTACCGCGCTCTGTGGACGAAGAAGAGTTACCGTGTTTTACTCCCGTCCCCGTACAAGGACGTGAGCTGTGCCCACTCGTGCAGCTCATCTCAGGAGACGTACCTTCCATCTTCTGGAGCATCTGACCCGGGAGCAGAGGGCCATCGTGAACAGCGTTTTTCTGGGgaaaagtaaaagtgaaatgaatCAAGATGATGCAAAATTCGCTTCTCTGCTCCGTTTCCCTCATAATATTTATGGAGAACAATGAAGGTCTTGCTGGAGCGCGCTCActttttactattttactttaa contains these protein-coding regions:
- the LOC108929639 gene encoding tyrosine-protein kinase Lyn-like, producing MGNMGCRKSKLADGSKEAGGDAKKNQKNAVHDGPLLPGQMLQKMEERGKIVVALYPYEAIHPDDLAFKKGERLKILEEKGEWWKAKSLTSKKEGYIPFNYVAEADTMEMEPWFFKDISRKDAERQLLAPANKPGSFLIRESETSKGSYSLSIRDSDSTGTDAVKHYKVRTLDNGGYYVSPKITFTDLTSMVKHYQKQADGLCRKLEKPCAKPKAQQPWGKDAWEISKESIKMVKKLGAGQFGEVWMAFYNNTTKVAVKTLKPGTMSPEAFLEEANLMKTLQHDRLVRLYAVVTKTEPIYIITEFMANGSLLDFLKSEAGRKQQLPKLIDFSAQIAEGMAYIEKKNYIHRDLRAANVLVSESLLCKIADFGLARVIEDDQYTAREGAKFPIKWTAPEAINYGLFTIKSDMWSFGILLYEIVTYGKIPYPGMSNGEVMTSVQRGYRMPIPESCPPELYDIMLTCWKTKPEDRPTFDYIQSVVDDFYTATEGQYQQQP